The window CGCCACGGCCGGCTGGCGCCCGGCCCCGGACCGCTTCCTCTTCACCGGCAACGCCCGCCAGGCCATCGCCGCCGCCCTCGCCCTCCTCGTACGGCCCGGGGGCCGTGTCGGCGTCGAGGCGCTCACGTATCCGCTGGTCAAGGAGATCGCCGGGCGGCTGGGGGTGACCCTGGTGCCGCTCGCGACGGACGGGGAGGGCGTGCGGCCGCAGGCCGTGGCCGCCGCGCATCGGTCGGCGCCGCTGTCGGCGGTGTACGCGCAGCCGACGCTCCACAATCCGACGTCCGTGACGGCGGGAGACGTGCGGCGGACTCAACTGGCGTGTGTGGTGCGGGAGTTGGACCTGCCGGTGATCGAGGACCGGATCTGGTCCTTCCTCGTGGACGGCGGCCTCGGCGCGGGGGCGCCGGTGCCGCCGCCGCTGGCCGCGTACGCGCCGGAGCGGGTGTTCGTCGTCGACGGGCTGTCCAAGCGGGTGGCGCCGGGGCTGACGGTCGGGTTCCTGGTGGTGCCGCAGGGGCGGGCCGAGGGGGCGGCGGAGGCCTTGCGCTCGGGGGGCTGGGCGGCGGGACGCTTCGCGCTGGAGGCGGCGGTGCGGTGGATCGCGGACGGCACCGTCGGACGGCTGGTCGCGGCGAAGCGGGCGGACGCGGCGGCGCGGCAGCGGCTGGTCGCCGAGCATCTCGCGGGGTTCGCCGTGCGCGGTGA is drawn from Streptomyces bottropensis ATCC 25435 and contains these coding sequences:
- a CDS encoding PLP-dependent aminotransferase family protein; this translates as MADYRRIADRIADDIAAGRLRPGDRLPPQRVFARRRGIAGSTAGRVYAELVRRGLVVGEVGRGTFVRSAPTGPAGRALVEPAGSAPVNLELNYPSAPGQSELLAAGIAPLLRPDVLTDALRTAPATGTAAAREAAAGLLATAGWRPAPDRFLFTGNARQAIAAALALLVRPGGRVGVEALTYPLVKEIAGRLGVTLVPLATDGEGVRPQAVAAAHRSAPLSAVYAQPTLHNPTSVTAGDVRRTQLACVVRELDLPVIEDRIWSFLVDGGLGAGAPVPPPLAAYAPERVFVVDGLSKRVAPGLTVGFLVVPQGRAEGAAEALRSGGWAAGRFALEAAVRWIADGTVGRLVAAKRADAAARQRLVAEHLAGFAVRGDPRAYYAWWELPQPWRADTFRAAAARRGVAVTPGPAFAVPLVGAGRRAGEAVRATPAVPASDCVRLGLASVSPPELAGALRTLAEVVRGTP